One Plasmodium berghei ANKA genome assembly, chromosome: 13 genomic region harbors:
- a CDS encoding pre-mRNA-splicing factor ISY1, putative, with protein sequence MARNVEKGRSMLNQWLKAKELNDKKTFFKIPKNVNDVDDLESAVSYRKSIIKEICSKIKEIQNLSLGDQHVRELNDQINKLISIKNRWEIRIIELGGPDYQSESNALINAHGSELKGNNNYKYFGAAKNLKGVKELLFKENDDRKKLLLKRRKEKRNLDKIVNIHYFGYCDEENEILLNEELKIQKKLEKTDLEIIKKMNY encoded by the exons atggcTAGAAACGTCGAAAAAGGAAGGTCTATGTTAAATCAATGGCTAAAGGCTAAAGAGCTAAATGacaaaaaaacattttttaaaattccaaaaaatgttaatgATGTTGATGATTTGGAATCCGCCGTATCata ccGTAAGTCAAtaattaaagaaatatgTAGCAAGATTAAAgaaattcaaaatttaaGTTTGGGGGACCAACATGTAAGAGAACTAAACGAccaaataaacaaattgatttcgataaaaaatagatgGGAAATAAGGATTATAGAG ctTGGAGGACCAGATTATCAATCCGAATCGAATGCATTAATTAATGCACACg GTAGCGAattaaaaggaaataataattataaatatttcggGGCAGCGAAAAACTTGAAAGGAGTAAaggaattattatttaaagaaaatgatgatcggaaaaaacttttattaaaaagaaGGAAGGAAAAACGAAATTTAgataaaattgtaaatatacattattttgGTTATTGcgatgaagaaaatgaaatattattaaatgaagagttaaaaattcaaaaaaaactCGAAAAAACAGatttagaaataataaaaaaaatgaattattaa